A single window of Actinoallomurus bryophytorum DNA harbors:
- a CDS encoding L,D-transpeptidase, giving the protein MSISLGTRAAVVTTGAVLGLTLAGCGGSSDKAASTQPAGSAPAAKPKAASYDFGSGPSTIATARNAKVNIYKNAGDASPSITLASPNPDGAPRVFLVMERKAGWLHVFLPVQPNGSTGWIASREVRTAKTNYWVQVLQSGHRLKLYKGKQVLISTPAAIGKSDTPTPGGAYYLTELLQPPNPNGDYGPYAYGLSGQSTALTDFNGHDPVIGIHGTDEPKLLGTSVSHGCIRISNPMITKLAKMLPLGTPVQISA; this is encoded by the coding sequence ATGTCAATCAGCCTGGGAACGCGAGCGGCCGTCGTGACGACCGGTGCCGTGCTGGGCCTCACGCTGGCCGGCTGCGGCGGCTCCAGCGACAAAGCCGCGAGCACCCAGCCTGCCGGGAGTGCCCCGGCGGCCAAGCCGAAGGCCGCGTCGTATGACTTCGGGAGCGGCCCGAGCACGATCGCCACCGCGCGTAACGCGAAGGTCAACATCTACAAGAACGCCGGCGACGCGTCGCCGAGCATCACGCTGGCCAGCCCGAACCCCGACGGAGCACCCCGGGTGTTCCTCGTGATGGAGCGCAAGGCCGGCTGGCTGCACGTCTTCCTGCCCGTACAGCCGAACGGCAGCACGGGCTGGATCGCCTCCCGCGAGGTCCGCACCGCCAAGACCAACTACTGGGTCCAGGTCCTCCAGTCGGGTCACCGCCTGAAGCTCTACAAGGGCAAGCAGGTGCTGATCAGCACCCCGGCGGCGATCGGGAAGAGCGACACCCCGACGCCCGGCGGCGCCTACTACCTCACCGAGCTGCTCCAGCCGCCGAACCCGAACGGCGACTACGGCCCGTACGCGTACGGGCTGTCGGGGCAGTCGACGGCGCTCACCGACTTCAACGGCCACGACCCGGTCATCGGCATCCACGGCACCGACGAGCCGAAGCTGCTGGGCACCTCGGTCAGCCACGGATGCATCCGCATCAGCAACCCGATGATCACGAAGCTGGCGAAGATGCTGCCGCTGGGAACACCGGTCCAGATCTCGGCCTGA
- a CDS encoding GntR family transcriptional regulator encodes MAAKADPPYLRIAAELRRRIADGELAPGDRVPSTRQITREWGVALATATKALATLRRDGFVLAKPRAGHVVSGHGPGPARRHRGTDQELNRERVVRAAIEIADTEGLAALSMRGVASRLGVAAMSPYRYVDGKDDLVILMADAAYGEGAFPAELPEGWRARMELGARVLWTLHRRHPWLARIGSPTRPPPPVHAEWALSALDGHGLDPATILDVHLAACGYVRGIAAGLEHPVFAAGGRDRDDLDLDELFETGLKLILDGLALRIDP; translated from the coding sequence GTGGCCGCGAAAGCCGATCCGCCGTATCTGCGAATCGCCGCCGAGCTCCGCCGGCGCATCGCCGACGGCGAGCTGGCGCCCGGCGACCGGGTGCCCTCGACCCGGCAGATCACGCGCGAGTGGGGCGTCGCCCTCGCCACCGCCACCAAGGCCCTGGCCACGTTGCGCAGGGACGGGTTCGTGCTGGCCAAGCCCCGCGCCGGCCATGTGGTGTCAGGGCACGGGCCCGGCCCGGCACGGCGGCACCGCGGTACCGACCAGGAGCTGAACCGCGAACGCGTCGTCCGTGCCGCCATCGAGATCGCCGACACCGAGGGCCTCGCCGCGCTATCCATGCGGGGCGTCGCGTCCCGGCTGGGTGTCGCCGCCATGTCGCCGTACCGCTACGTCGACGGCAAGGACGACCTCGTGATCCTGATGGCGGACGCGGCGTACGGCGAGGGGGCCTTTCCCGCCGAGCTGCCGGAGGGCTGGCGCGCCCGTATGGAACTGGGCGCCCGCGTCCTGTGGACCCTGCACCGCAGGCATCCCTGGCTCGCGCGGATCGGCTCGCCGACCCGGCCGCCGCCCCCGGTCCACGCGGAGTGGGCGCTGAGCGCGCTGGACGGCCACGGTCTGGACCCGGCGACCATCCTCGACGTGCACCTGGCGGCCTGCGGCTATGTCCGGGGCATCGCGGCCGGCCTGGAACACCCGGTGTTCGCCGCCGGCGGGCGGGACCGCGATGACCTGGACCTCGACGAGCTCTTCGAGACCGGCCTCAAGCTGATACTCGACGGCCTGGCCCTGCGCATCGATCCCTAG
- a CDS encoding glycosyltransferase family 4 protein, with amino-acid sequence MRIAIVTESFLPHVNGVTNSVCRVLEYLARHGHEVLVVAPGPGPADHDDRLRLTPGVPLPFYRSFVVGLPTRQVTATLRAFRPDVVHLASPLMLGTSGIAAARRLDVPTVAVFQTDLAGFARRYGLRGADSIVWAWLRHIHERTDRTLVPSRPTLNELRRRGFPRLALWARGVDDQRFHPRHRSAELRARLAPGGEVLVGYVGRLAPEKRPWMLSHLSDLPGVRLVVVGDGPAKRRLERLLPGAAFTGFRTGAELSALVASMDVFVHTGADETFGQAVQEGLAAGLPVVAPASGGPLDLVRPGHNGLLYPPDDPAAMRAAVATLAADASLRTRMGAHARLSVHGRDWAAICDQLIGHYEAVLHGTDAVQAA; translated from the coding sequence GTGAGGATCGCGATTGTCACTGAGTCCTTTCTCCCCCATGTCAACGGGGTGACCAACTCCGTCTGCCGTGTCCTGGAGTACCTGGCCCGCCACGGGCACGAGGTGCTCGTCGTCGCGCCGGGGCCCGGCCCCGCCGACCACGACGACCGGCTGCGGCTGACACCCGGCGTTCCCCTTCCCTTCTACCGGTCGTTCGTCGTGGGGCTGCCCACGCGTCAGGTGACGGCGACCCTGCGCGCGTTCCGGCCCGACGTCGTCCATCTCGCCTCGCCCCTGATGCTCGGCACCTCCGGCATCGCGGCAGCGCGCCGGCTCGACGTCCCCACGGTCGCGGTGTTCCAGACCGATCTCGCCGGGTTCGCCCGCCGGTACGGCCTGCGCGGTGCCGACTCGATCGTGTGGGCGTGGCTCCGCCACATCCACGAGCGGACAGACCGCACGCTGGTGCCATCCCGGCCCACCCTGAACGAACTGCGGCGCCGTGGCTTCCCGCGGCTCGCGCTCTGGGCCCGTGGAGTGGACGACCAGCGCTTTCATCCCCGGCACCGCTCGGCGGAGCTGCGCGCGCGGCTGGCACCCGGCGGCGAGGTGCTGGTGGGTTACGTCGGGCGGCTCGCGCCGGAGAAGCGCCCGTGGATGCTCTCCCACCTCAGCGATCTGCCCGGCGTACGCCTCGTGGTCGTCGGGGACGGGCCGGCCAAGCGGCGGCTCGAGCGCCTGCTGCCCGGGGCCGCCTTCACCGGCTTCCGTACCGGCGCCGAGCTGTCGGCGCTGGTCGCGTCGATGGACGTCTTCGTCCACACCGGTGCGGACGAGACGTTCGGCCAGGCCGTACAGGAAGGGCTCGCCGCCGGGTTGCCGGTCGTCGCGCCCGCCTCCGGCGGTCCGCTGGACCTCGTACGCCCGGGCCACAACGGCCTGCTCTACCCGCCCGACGACCCGGCCGCGATGCGAGCCGCCGTCGCCACCCTGGCGGCGGACGCCTCGCTGCGGACCCGCATGGGCGCGCACGCGCGCCTGTCCGTGCACGGTCGCGACTGGGCCGCCATCTGCGACCAGCTGATCGGCCACTACGAGGCCGTCCTGCACGGCACGGACGCGGTACAGGCGGCATGA